One Nicotiana tomentosiformis chromosome 4, ASM39032v3, whole genome shotgun sequence genomic window carries:
- the LOC104099821 gene encoding GDSL esterase/lipase EXL3-like isoform X2: MLSSRLVFPVNRMTLLCVVFLLFSACEAKLQLPQDVVIKAVFAFGDSIVDQVEDLGIKELMPAYFDPNLEVEDLKSGVSFASGASGYDLLTAITATAIPLSAQLLLFQQYKLKLEGLIGEEEANSIVKNSLFVIVTGSDDLVNTYFTLKFPRKWQYDIDSYTNLMVNGASNFVQDLYNLGARRIWVFGIPPIGCLPSQRQKNGGLARVCVEEYNQAAQMANTKLAAKIDSLSEILPQSELVYINVYDPLLDLIVNPDKYGFEEVKRCCCRPGNNKFLLCDNHTGTCEDDTKYLFWDGYHLTEKGYRVLLDQIFKK, encoded by the exons ATGTTATCTTCTCGTTTAGTTTTTCCAGTGAATAGAATGACTTTGTTGTgtgttgtttttcttttgtttagtGCATGTGAAGCAAAGTTGCAGCTACCACAGGATGTGGTTATAAAGGCAGTTTTTGCTTTCGGAGATTCAATAGTAGATCAGG TGGAAGATCTGGGGATAAAAGAGCTAATGCCAGCTTATTTTGATCCAAATTTGGAAGTTGAAGACTTAAAAAGTGGAGTAAGCTTTGCTTCAGGAGCTTCTGGATATGACCTACTAACAGCTATTACCGCG ACAGCGATACCATTATCAGCACAATTACTTCTTTTTCAACAATATAAGTTGAAGCTAGAGGGATTGATTGGGGAAGAAGAAGCCAACTCTATCGTAAAAAACAGTCTTTTTGTAATAGTTACTGGCAGTGACGATCTTGTTAATACATATTTCACTCTCAAATTTCCACGGAAATGGCAGTATGATATTGACTCATATACTAATCTAATGGTGAATGGAGCTTCCAATTTTGTCCAA GATTTGTACAATTTGGGAGCAAGAAGAATTTGGGTATTTGGGATTCCACCAATAGGTTGTTTGCCATCACAGAGACAAAAAAATGGAGGTCTAGCCAGAGTTTGCGTCGAGGAATACAATCAAGCAGCGCAAATGGCCAACACCAAATTGGCAGCTAAAATTGATTCATTGTCCGAAATTTTGCCACAATCCGAGCTTGTTTATATCAATGTCTATGATCCTCTACTTGATCTTATTGTCAATCCCGACAAATATG GTTTCGAAGAAGTAAAGAGATGTTGTTGCCGCCCAGGAAATAACAAGTTCTTACTATGCGACAACCACACTGGAACATGTGAAGATGATACAAAATATTTGTTTTGGGATGGTTATCATCTCACAGAGAAAGGTTATAGGGTTCTCCTTGATCAGATCTTCAAAAAATAA
- the LOC104099821 gene encoding GDSL esterase/lipase EXL3-like isoform X1, whose protein sequence is MLSSRLVFPVNRMTLLCVVFLLFSACEAKLQLPQDVVIKAVFAFGDSIVDQGNNNNLTTRAKCNFLPYGKDFMGGKPTGRFSNAKTPPDMIVEDLGIKELMPAYFDPNLEVEDLKSGVSFASGASGYDLLTAITATAIPLSAQLLLFQQYKLKLEGLIGEEEANSIVKNSLFVIVTGSDDLVNTYFTLKFPRKWQYDIDSYTNLMVNGASNFVQDLYNLGARRIWVFGIPPIGCLPSQRQKNGGLARVCVEEYNQAAQMANTKLAAKIDSLSEILPQSELVYINVYDPLLDLIVNPDKYGFEEVKRCCCRPGNNKFLLCDNHTGTCEDDTKYLFWDGYHLTEKGYRVLLDQIFKK, encoded by the exons ATGTTATCTTCTCGTTTAGTTTTTCCAGTGAATAGAATGACTTTGTTGTgtgttgtttttcttttgtttagtGCATGTGAAGCAAAGTTGCAGCTACCACAGGATGTGGTTATAAAGGCAGTTTTTGCTTTCGGAGATTCAATAGTAGATCAGGGTAATAACAACAATTTAACAACACGAGCAAAGTGTAATTTTCTGCCTTATGGGAAAGATTTCATGGGTGGAAAACCAACTGGAAGGTTCAGCAATGCTAAAACTCCACCAGATATGATAG TGGAAGATCTGGGGATAAAAGAGCTAATGCCAGCTTATTTTGATCCAAATTTGGAAGTTGAAGACTTAAAAAGTGGAGTAAGCTTTGCTTCAGGAGCTTCTGGATATGACCTACTAACAGCTATTACCGCG ACAGCGATACCATTATCAGCACAATTACTTCTTTTTCAACAATATAAGTTGAAGCTAGAGGGATTGATTGGGGAAGAAGAAGCCAACTCTATCGTAAAAAACAGTCTTTTTGTAATAGTTACTGGCAGTGACGATCTTGTTAATACATATTTCACTCTCAAATTTCCACGGAAATGGCAGTATGATATTGACTCATATACTAATCTAATGGTGAATGGAGCTTCCAATTTTGTCCAA GATTTGTACAATTTGGGAGCAAGAAGAATTTGGGTATTTGGGATTCCACCAATAGGTTGTTTGCCATCACAGAGACAAAAAAATGGAGGTCTAGCCAGAGTTTGCGTCGAGGAATACAATCAAGCAGCGCAAATGGCCAACACCAAATTGGCAGCTAAAATTGATTCATTGTCCGAAATTTTGCCACAATCCGAGCTTGTTTATATCAATGTCTATGATCCTCTACTTGATCTTATTGTCAATCCCGACAAATATG GTTTCGAAGAAGTAAAGAGATGTTGTTGCCGCCCAGGAAATAACAAGTTCTTACTATGCGACAACCACACTGGAACATGTGAAGATGATACAAAATATTTGTTTTGGGATGGTTATCATCTCACAGAGAAAGGTTATAGGGTTCTCCTTGATCAGATCTTCAAAAAATAA